A genomic stretch from Mauremys mutica isolate MM-2020 ecotype Southern chromosome 18, ASM2049712v1, whole genome shotgun sequence includes:
- the TMEM250 gene encoding transmembrane protein 250 — protein MPVIPIPRRVRSFHGPHTTCLHSACGPVRTTHLVRTKYNNFDIYLKSRWMYGFIRFLLYFSCSLFTSILWVALSILFCLQYLGIRIFLRFQYKLSIILLLLGRRRVDFSLMNELLIYGIHVTMLLVGGLGWCFMVFVDM, from the coding sequence ATGCCTGTAATCCCCATTCCCCGCCGTGTCCGTTCTTTCCACGGCCCCCACACAACATGTCTGCATTCAGCCTGTGGCCCAGTAAGGACCACTCACTTGGTGCGCACCAAATACAACAACTTCGACATCTATCTGAAATCCCGATGGATGTATGGATTCATTCGTTTCCTGCTGTACTTCAGCTGCAGCCTGTTTACCTCCATCCTCTGGGTGGCGCTCTCTATCTTGTTTTGCCTTCAGTACCTGGGCATCCGGATCTTTCTGCGTTTCCAGTACAAACTCTCCATCATCCTCCTCTTGTTGGGGCGAAGGCGGGTGGACTTCAGCCTCATGAATGAACTGCTCATCTATGGAATTCACGTGACCATGCTGCtagtgggggggctgggctggtgttTCATGGTGTTTGTGGATATGTAA